In Streptomyces sp. NBC_01551, one DNA window encodes the following:
- a CDS encoding TetR/AcrR family transcriptional regulator, translating into MARARSEERRGDIVRAAVEVIAERGYRGASLGAVAERVGLTQQGLLHYFPTKEALLVAVLEERDRWDTGGGSRASTGTWRLDLLASLVEYNAMRPGIVQTFSALLGESVTDGHPAREFFTERYAQVRAEMAAVLRAEFGDRLPSGLTPEQAAPLLTAVMDGLQYQWLLAPESVDMAAAFRSFLTLLRGPGA; encoded by the coding sequence ATGGCCAGGGCGAGGAGCGAGGAGCGGCGCGGCGACATCGTCCGCGCGGCCGTCGAGGTGATCGCGGAGCGCGGCTACCGGGGGGCGTCCCTGGGCGCGGTCGCCGAACGCGTGGGCCTGACCCAGCAGGGCCTGCTGCACTACTTCCCGACCAAGGAGGCGCTGCTGGTCGCGGTGCTGGAGGAACGCGACCGCTGGGACACCGGCGGCGGCTCGCGGGCCTCGACCGGGACCTGGCGCCTGGACCTGCTGGCCTCGCTGGTGGAGTACAACGCCATGCGCCCGGGCATCGTGCAGACCTTCTCGGCGCTGCTCGGCGAGAGCGTCACCGACGGGCACCCGGCCCGGGAGTTCTTCACCGAGCGCTACGCGCAGGTCCGCGCCGAGATGGCCGCCGTCCTGCGCGCCGAGTTCGGCGACCGGCTGCCCTCGGGCCTCACCCCGGAACAGGCCGCCCCGCTGCTGACGGCGGTGATGGACGGCCTCCAGTACCAGTGGCTGCTCGCCCCGGAGTCCGTGGACATGGCGGCGGCCTTCCGGTCGTTCCTGACCCTGCTGCGGGGTCCCGGGGCCTGA